The following proteins are encoded in a genomic region of Nicoliella spurrieriana:
- a CDS encoding HdeD family acid-resistance protein: MFGDRRQFNPFSLLVGILSIALAIIMVRNPLNSTISLIYMIAVLLIIDGCSRWSDINSIRTYQKTWLYVGAGYDIFLGILMFFVPWIGVVLIWFLFAVSIIMNSLLELWLNQHAFENHDGAYWFNLVLSMLGIIAGIIVLFNPYLALSVIIFTIAFFLMFYGVIKIIRSV; encoded by the coding sequence ATGTTTGGAGATAGAAGGCAGTTTAACCCCTTTTCATTATTAGTGGGGATTTTATCAATTGCTTTAGCAATCATCATGGTTAGAAATCCGCTCAATTCAACGATTTCATTGATTTATATGATTGCAGTATTATTAATTATCGATGGCTGCTCTCGGTGGAGTGATATTAATTCAATCCGGACGTACCAAAAAACATGGCTATACGTCGGTGCTGGATATGATATCTTTTTGGGAATTCTAATGTTCTTTGTCCCATGGATCGGGGTCGTTTTAATTTGGTTCTTGTTCGCTGTATCGATCATTATGAATTCACTCCTAGAGCTGTGGTTAAACCAACACGCTTTTGAAAATCATGACGGTGCTTATTGGTTCAACCTGGTGTTAAGTATGTTGGGCATTATTGCTGGAATTATCGTTCTCTTTAACCCATATTTAGCATTATCAGTAATCATTTTTACAATCGCATTCTTCCTCATGTTCTATGGGGTAATTAAAATTATTCGTTCAGTTTAA
- a CDS encoding GNAT family N-acetyltransferase — translation MALTYLRKADMDDFDEIWSIVQSAREFLKEQDVDQWQTPDYPNQKVISDLIKKRMYYVLITDGNVSGTAYIVLGHDVNYDYLTDSTLDESYGDKHMTIHMISVSDKFRGRHLTSYLMSDFITLAKAHDLHDIRIDTHVDNKIMQHTIEKTGFEKHGMIKQPLYTGYAYQLIV, via the coding sequence ATGGCACTTACTTATTTAAGAAAGGCAGACATGGATGATTTCGATGAAATCTGGTCAATTGTTCAATCAGCACGGGAGTTTTTAAAGGAACAAGATGTTGATCAATGGCAGACTCCTGACTACCCAAATCAAAAAGTAATTTCTGATTTAATTAAAAAGAGAATGTACTACGTATTAATTACTGATGGGAATGTTTCTGGAACCGCTTATATTGTTTTGGGGCATGATGTTAATTATGATTACTTAACCGATTCCACTTTGGATGAAAGTTATGGTGATAAGCACATGACAATTCACATGATCTCAGTCTCAGATAAATTCCGTGGTCGCCATTTAACTTCTTATTTAATGAGTGACTTTATCACACTAGCGAAGGCTCATGATTTACATGATATTCGAATTGATACGCATGTCGATAATAAAATCATGCAACACACGATTGAAAAAACGGGCTTTGAAAAGCATGGAATGATTAAACAGCCACTATACACTGGCTATGCATATCAATTAATTGTTTAA
- a CDS encoding KUP/HAK/KT family potassium transporter, with product MKANLNKLTMAGVLIAIGIVYGDIGTSPLYVMNAIIGDQGKMANTTPDYIIGSISLIFWTLMIITTIKYVVITMKADNNHEGGIFALYALVRKKAKWLVWPALIGGAALLADGTLTPAVTVTSSIEGLKNQTIAGIHFSNSQSEVLIITTCVLLGLFMIQRFGTGAIGKSFGPIMVIWFGFLAIVGIINTFQYPEIIKALNPGYAFEVLFSRQNKAGIFILGSIFLATTGAEALYSDMGHVGKKNIYFTWPLVYLSLVLNYFGQGAWVIKHAQDPAFASMPRINPFYEMLANDVRPFAIVIATLAAIIASQALITGSYTLVDEAIGLRFLPRFIIKHPSNVRSQIYISTINWILCGITLFVVWYFGSSEKMEAAYGLAITITMLSTTVLLFEFLASKIQRIFAYTIASFFAIIESIFFLASLVKFVKGGYVTFFIMMAILYVMIMWFFGNKRRDHYERESEYVSLKDYKDQLSALSRDSTIPYYTSNLVYMTKIKDDYRIKRNTMYSILDKEPKRAKVYWFVTVNETSSPYESNYTVDMLDTDNVVDVQLYLGFRKPQTVSVYLHQIVNNLIEQGIIEKQVQQYSTIKNRTVGDFKFILITERPSDLASNTEVSQLDKQLISGRLFLQNITASPVTWYGLEFSNTVQEISPLFFNMQHDQYLVQRRILHPIHSRETKNTIE from the coding sequence ATGAAGGCTAACTTAAATAAACTAACCATGGCGGGCGTTTTAATCGCCATTGGAATTGTTTATGGTGATATCGGTACGTCACCACTATACGTAATGAATGCAATCATTGGTGATCAGGGAAAGATGGCAAATACCACCCCTGATTATATCATTGGATCGATTTCATTAATATTTTGGACGTTGATGATTATTACCACGATTAAATACGTTGTAATCACAATGAAAGCTGATAATAACCACGAAGGTGGTATTTTCGCACTTTATGCATTAGTCAGAAAAAAAGCCAAGTGGCTGGTCTGGCCCGCTTTAATAGGTGGAGCTGCCCTATTGGCTGATGGAACCCTGACCCCTGCCGTTACGGTTACTTCCTCGATTGAAGGATTAAAAAACCAAACCATCGCTGGGATTCACTTTAGTAATTCACAATCGGAAGTGCTGATCATTACCACCTGCGTACTTTTGGGGTTATTCATGATTCAACGCTTTGGAACCGGGGCAATTGGTAAATCATTTGGCCCCATCATGGTTATCTGGTTTGGTTTTTTAGCCATTGTTGGAATCATCAATACCTTTCAGTACCCGGAAATCATTAAGGCCTTAAATCCTGGCTATGCATTCGAGGTATTGTTCAGCCGTCAAAACAAGGCCGGAATCTTTATTTTAGGAAGCATCTTTCTAGCAACGACCGGGGCGGAAGCACTCTACTCTGATATGGGGCATGTTGGTAAGAAGAACATCTACTTCACATGGCCGTTAGTATACCTATCATTAGTTTTAAATTATTTTGGTCAGGGTGCATGGGTCATTAAACATGCTCAAGACCCAGCTTTTGCATCAATGCCCAGAATTAATCCATTCTACGAAATGCTTGCAAACGATGTTCGGCCGTTCGCAATCGTAATTGCTACGTTGGCCGCAATCATTGCATCGCAGGCATTAATTACTGGTTCATATACGTTAGTGGATGAAGCAATTGGTTTAAGATTTCTGCCCCGCTTTATCATTAAGCACCCTAGTAACGTCAGAAGTCAAATCTACATCTCGACCATTAACTGGATTTTATGTGGAATTACGCTCTTTGTGGTTTGGTACTTCGGTAGCTCTGAAAAAATGGAAGCTGCATATGGATTAGCGATTACAATCACAATGTTATCGACCACCGTCCTATTATTTGAATTCTTGGCATCTAAAATCCAACGAATTTTTGCCTACACAATTGCATCGTTTTTTGCAATCATTGAATCCATCTTCTTCCTAGCTAGTCTAGTTAAGTTCGTAAAGGGTGGTTACGTGACCTTCTTCATCATGATGGCCATTCTATACGTCATGATCATGTGGTTCTTCGGTAACAAACGGCGTGACCACTATGAACGGGAAAGTGAATACGTCTCCCTTAAGGACTATAAGGATCAATTGAGTGCCCTTAGTAGGGATAGTACCATTCCATACTATACATCTAACTTAGTTTACATGACCAAAATTAAGGATGATTACCGCATTAAGCGTAATACCATGTACTCGATTTTGGATAAAGAACCTAAGCGCGCTAAGGTCTATTGGTTCGTGACCGTGAACGAAACTAGTTCACCATATGAAAGTAACTACACCGTTGATATGTTAGATACCGATAACGTGGTGGATGTTCAACTCTACCTGGGGTTCAGAAAGCCACAAACAGTAAGTGTTTACCTCCATCAAATTGTGAATAACTTAATCGAACAGGGTATCATCGAAAAACAAGTTCAGCAATATTCAACAATTAAAAACCGGACCGTTGGTGACTTTAAGTTCATCTTGATTACCGAACGGCCATCTGATTTAGCTTCCAATACCGAAGTGAGTCAGTTGGATAAACAATTAATCTCCGGACGGCTCTTTTTACAGAATATTACCGCGTCACCCGTTACTTGGTACGGGCTAGAATTTAGTAACACCGTCCAAGAAATTTCACCACTATTCTTCAATATGCAACACGATCAATACCTGGTTCAAAGAAGGATTTTACATCCAATCCATTCTAGGGAAACCAAAAATACAATTGAATAA
- a CDS encoding HAD family hydrolase: MQNYIFDFDLTLIDSGRVNVLSTQSAFAKMGWPKPSADAISYYTGIPIETSFPKMAPQNASQSDLQKLIQVFVKEYEKLEPGNLKLFPGIKAALDQLHADGKQLFIATSNRSDVVIRNTRELGILDDFTEIVGFDMVQNAKPAPDTVLKIVADHHLSKAETIMIGDATFDLEMGKNAGVHTAGVVWGAHDPEKLKLVQPDYLLDDVSQLLAIK, from the coding sequence ATGCAAAACTATATTTTTGATTTTGATTTAACGTTAATTGATTCAGGACGGGTCAACGTCCTTTCCACCCAATCTGCTTTTGCTAAAATGGGGTGGCCGAAGCCATCTGCTGATGCAATTAGTTACTATACTGGGATTCCAATTGAAACTTCCTTTCCCAAGATGGCACCACAAAATGCGAGCCAATCTGATTTACAAAAATTAATCCAGGTCTTTGTAAAGGAATATGAAAAACTAGAACCGGGTAATTTAAAATTGTTTCCGGGAATTAAGGCGGCTTTAGATCAGCTCCATGCGGATGGTAAACAGCTATTTATTGCGACTAGTAATCGCAGTGACGTGGTAATTAGAAACACCCGCGAATTAGGGATTTTAGATGATTTTACTGAAATTGTGGGCTTCGATATGGTACAAAATGCTAAACCAGCCCCTGATACGGTGCTAAAGATTGTTGCTGATCATCATTTAAGCAAGGCTGAAACGATTATGATCGGTGATGCAACGTTTGATCTTGAAATGGGGAAAAACGCTGGCGTTCATACCGCAGGAGTGGTTTGGGGCGCCCATGATCCCGAAAAGTTAAAATTAGTTCAGCCGGATTATCTGTTAGATGACGTTTCACAATTACTAGCAATAAAATAA
- a CDS encoding glucose-1-dehydrogenase: MYDDLNGKVAVITGGSKGIGKAIAKRLAKEHMKLVVNYNSDSKGADETVELIKKNGGDAVAIKANVANEEDVQKMLDTAVSEFGDLDLWINNAGLENQVHTHEMSLKDWNKVISVNLTGTFLGSRAALKYWVDNDKPGNIINMSSVHDQIPWPTFSHYAASKGGVKMFTETIALEYAKRGIRVNAIAPGAINTPINAEKFSDPEQLNDTKQLVPMDRIGTPEEVSATAAWLASTESGYVTGDTIYVDGGMTLYPDFEEGKG; encoded by the coding sequence ATGTATGATGACTTAAATGGAAAGGTTGCAGTAATTACCGGTGGTTCTAAGGGAATCGGGAAGGCAATTGCTAAGCGCCTTGCAAAAGAACACATGAAGTTAGTAGTTAACTATAACTCAGATTCTAAGGGTGCTGATGAAACGGTTGAATTAATTAAGAAAAACGGTGGGGATGCGGTTGCCATTAAAGCAAACGTTGCTAATGAAGAAGACGTTCAAAAAATGTTAGACACTGCCGTTAGCGAATTTGGCGACTTAGACTTATGGATCAATAATGCGGGACTTGAAAATCAAGTGCATACCCATGAAATGTCACTTAAGGACTGGAATAAGGTCATTAGTGTTAATTTGACCGGGACGTTCCTGGGCTCACGGGCTGCACTTAAGTACTGGGTCGACAATGATAAGCCTGGTAATATTATTAACATGTCATCCGTCCATGACCAAATTCCATGGCCAACCTTCTCCCATTACGCAGCTTCAAAGGGTGGGGTTAAGATGTTCACTGAGACCATTGCCCTGGAATATGCTAAACGCGGAATTCGGGTCAACGCAATTGCCCCGGGTGCGATTAACACTCCAATCAATGCTGAAAAGTTCTCTGATCCAGAACAATTGAACGACACTAAGCAATTGGTTCCAATGGATCGAATTGGAACTCCTGAAGAAGTTTCTGCTACTGCTGCTTGGTTAGCATCTACTGAATCTGGTTACGTTACTGGTGATACCATCTATGTTGATGGTGGAATGACTCTCTACCCAGATTTTGAAGAGGGTAAGGGATAG
- a CDS encoding MFS transporter encodes MASSLFMQIMDSTIVTTALPKMSQELAVNSATISLVVSVYLITMAIFIPLSGWIANRYGQKAAWMIAVLLFTASSFTNSIAPDFTSVLISRFFQGVAASLMVPTSRLIVLQKAPADKLLEVTTYLIWPALIAPSIAPVIGGLIVNYLSWRWIFVINIPIGIISILFGIKLIPKNQSHPESRFDLLGFIEIAIASGLVLIGAEIATHGQAKWGMAFGLVLAGIVIAIIAGFHLIHTDHPLFALTALKTTSFRIFQTGGSFLWLSLGSLPYLLTIYLQTILHYSPIKASFYVIFIFIGNIIAKTFANQWVKRLHFKPAILMAVTIILISSFGFAFVTTTSTPAIVMGLGFINGIGRSLALTAYNALSFADIGFAERTSANTLNSVTQTLSQGLGVSLITVVVSMISTITSINLAYQLGFVFLAALMIYPLIETAFVPNHIGDNAI; translated from the coding sequence ATGGCTTCTAGTTTATTCATGCAAATCATGGATTCAACCATCGTTACCACCGCACTCCCTAAAATGAGTCAAGAACTAGCGGTTAATTCCGCCACCATCTCATTAGTGGTCAGTGTTTACCTCATTACCATGGCAATTTTCATTCCATTAAGTGGTTGGATTGCCAATCGTTACGGTCAAAAGGCCGCTTGGATGATTGCAGTGTTATTATTCACCGCTAGTTCATTTACCAACTCAATTGCTCCGGATTTTACATCCGTTTTAATCAGCCGCTTTTTTCAAGGGGTCGCCGCATCACTAATGGTCCCCACCTCAAGATTAATCGTCTTACAAAAAGCCCCCGCTGATAAATTATTAGAGGTTACCACTTACTTAATTTGGCCAGCCCTAATTGCACCATCAATCGCACCGGTCATTGGTGGTTTAATCGTTAACTACCTATCATGGCGCTGGATTTTTGTTATTAATATTCCAATCGGGATCATCAGCATCCTCTTCGGGATTAAATTAATTCCAAAGAATCAATCCCATCCTGAATCACGCTTTGACCTACTTGGGTTCATTGAAATCGCAATTGCTTCCGGTCTAGTCCTAATCGGTGCTGAAATTGCCACCCATGGACAAGCAAAATGGGGGATGGCATTTGGGTTAGTCTTAGCCGGAATCGTGATTGCCATCATTGCTGGGTTCCACCTAATTCACACAGACCACCCACTCTTTGCACTCACCGCGTTAAAAACCACTTCATTTAGAATTTTTCAAACCGGTGGATCGTTCCTATGGCTATCCTTAGGTTCATTACCATACCTATTAACGATTTACCTTCAAACGATTTTACATTACTCCCCCATTAAAGCGTCGTTTTACGTCATTTTTATCTTCATTGGAAACATTATCGCCAAAACGTTCGCAAATCAGTGGGTCAAACGCCTGCACTTTAAGCCCGCAATTTTAATGGCCGTTACCATTATTTTAATCTCTTCATTTGGGTTTGCATTCGTTACTACGACCTCCACTCCCGCCATCGTAATGGGATTAGGATTCATCAACGGAATCGGTCGTTCACTAGCTTTAACCGCCTATAACGCACTATCATTTGCAGACATTGGATTTGCAGAACGAACCAGTGCAAATACACTGAATTCCGTTACCCAGACCCTATCGCAGGGGCTCGGGGTTTCGTTAATTACAGTGGTAGTTAGTATGATCAGCACCATCACTAGCATTAATCTAGCATACCAACTCGGGTTTGTATTCCTAGCTGCACTGATGATCTATCCACTAATTGAAACCGCATTCGTTCCAAACCACATCGGCGATAATGCCATTTAA
- a CDS encoding SLC13 family permease codes for MLLINQLKKILTDKLFLISLGVLILVNFIGHMQPADIDWATIGTLFALMVVVQLMNHLNILISISDHLIKMVDNGRRFAQLMIVIAFLGAMVMTNDVAIISIVPLYLFTARKYHLPIIMPATLITIAANLGSVLTPFGNPQNLFIFNHYHFAVTRFFIITGPLVAISLLLILLVTMTIQKKPFQPHSQSIQLGDQRSLMVTLGLAIIVLAGVFKLVAIPVIVVAAILVTIWIDRKILLTVDYSLLLTFACFFLIAGILSRDQFVTTVIHDLMRTPTSTYLTSIGASQLISNVPAAVLLANFTSNGTALLLGTNIGGLGTLVASLANLLALKQVVAFQRSAALPFIKTFTIVNVILLVIIGIIGWIMLII; via the coding sequence ATGCTTTTGATTAATCAATTAAAGAAAATTTTAACCGATAAACTATTTTTGATCTCACTGGGAGTATTAATCCTGGTTAATTTTATCGGGCACATGCAACCAGCCGATATTGACTGGGCAACGATTGGGACATTGTTTGCCTTGATGGTTGTGGTTCAACTAATGAATCATTTGAATATTTTAATTAGCATTAGTGATCACTTGATTAAAATGGTCGACAACGGGCGACGCTTTGCCCAGTTAATGATTGTAATTGCTTTTTTGGGTGCAATGGTAATGACCAATGACGTGGCAATTATTTCAATCGTCCCGCTGTACTTATTTACGGCCCGCAAATACCATTTACCAATCATCATGCCGGCGACGTTAATTACGATTGCTGCTAATTTGGGTAGTGTGCTGACCCCCTTTGGGAATCCACAGAATCTATTCATATTTAATCACTATCACTTTGCAGTTACGCGTTTTTTTATCATTACCGGACCGTTAGTTGCAATTAGTTTATTATTAATATTATTAGTCACGATGACCATTCAAAAAAAGCCGTTTCAGCCACATTCACAATCGATTCAATTAGGTGATCAACGCTCGTTAATGGTGACGCTGGGCTTAGCAATCATTGTGTTAGCAGGGGTCTTTAAGCTAGTCGCAATTCCAGTGATTGTCGTGGCCGCTATTTTGGTTACGATTTGGATTGATCGCAAAATACTATTGACCGTTGACTACTCCTTACTACTAACGTTTGCATGTTTCTTTTTGATTGCTGGAATCTTAAGTCGCGACCAGTTTGTAACCACGGTTATCCATGATTTGATGCGAACGCCAACTAGTACCTATTTAACATCGATTGGGGCGAGTCAATTGATTAGTAACGTTCCAGCTGCCGTTTTGTTAGCTAACTTTACAAGCAATGGGACGGCCCTGCTATTAGGAACTAACATCGGGGGATTGGGCACGTTAGTCGCGTCACTAGCCAATTTATTAGCATTGAAACAAGTGGTTGCATTTCAGCGTTCAGCTGCGTTGCCATTTATTAAAACATTTACGATTGTGAATGTGATTTTATTAGTGATAATTGGAATTATTGGTTGGATAATGCTTATAATTTGA
- a CDS encoding ECF transporter S component: protein MKTKWNLKTIILMTLTALICGVIYWLISFLYTILAAILTPLGLAPMANDLTQGPWILAGTLIGCMFQMPGSAFFGQFLSSIIETFIGDKGGIMDAVSGIFDGIGTELGFMITGYRKYNHWTLALTSLLTTITTFGYSWLFDGYRFLGLGILSLLFCVRFASIFIVSDFLTLGIIKLLKRSGALGMMK from the coding sequence TTGAAGACAAAGTGGAATCTAAAAACAATTATTTTAATGACGTTAACCGCACTTATCTGTGGGGTAATCTATTGGTTAATTAGTTTCTTATACACTATTTTAGCTGCCATTCTAACGCCACTGGGCCTTGCGCCAATGGCTAACGATCTGACACAGGGGCCATGGATCTTAGCAGGAACGTTAATTGGTTGCATGTTCCAAATGCCCGGTTCTGCCTTTTTTGGTCAGTTCCTTTCATCCATCATCGAAACCTTTATCGGTGATAAGGGGGGCATCATGGATGCAGTTAGCGGTATCTTTGATGGAATCGGAACTGAACTAGGGTTTATGATCACTGGATATCGAAAGTATAATCACTGGACGTTAGCGCTCACTAGTTTATTAACTACCATCACCACATTTGGGTATAGCTGGTTATTCGATGGCTATCGGTTCTTGGGGCTAGGCATTTTAAGCCTGTTATTCTGCGTTAGATTTGCATCGATTTTCATAGTTAGTGACTTTTTAACCCTTGGCATTATCAAGCTATTAAAACGCAGTGGTGCTTTGGGTATGATGAAATAA
- a CDS encoding cation:proton antiporter, whose protein sequence is MEFLFEIILILASAFLMGKLAEWLKVPIVVGQLLAGLLIGPGLFNWIHLTSLLQALANLGVIILMFLAGLNSDIKLLKKYLTPSLVVALLGIALPMGLISAFGLSVGWPLKDALFLGVIFSATSVSITVEVLREMKRLNSKEGTTILGAAVADDVLTVILLGLTVTLTGERLTGQITAGMNSFLVIGLQVLFFVGVFLAAKYAIVPLLQFARKINLPNATPIVALVIALCFSAVAELIGLSAITGAFFAGLAMSQHQSKRQIDTQIGSLGYLLLIPIFFVSIGLEMKWSGIFEQLWLFIGLTLIAIVAKLVGAGLGGKLVGFNARSSLIIGAGMVSRGEVALIIAQIVYANHLLSIDQYSAIVGAIIAATIVSPFILKFSYPKA, encoded by the coding sequence ATGGAATTTTTATTTGAAATAATTTTAATTTTAGCGAGTGCGTTTCTAATGGGCAAGTTGGCTGAATGGTTGAAAGTACCGATTGTGGTGGGACAACTCCTGGCAGGGTTATTGATCGGCCCGGGGCTGTTTAATTGGATTCACCTAACATCGTTACTACAGGCTTTGGCTAACTTGGGTGTGATTATCCTGATGTTTTTAGCGGGGCTAAACAGTGATATTAAGCTTCTTAAAAAGTACCTCACGCCTAGTTTAGTGGTTGCACTCCTAGGGATTGCCCTTCCGATGGGGTTGATTAGTGCGTTTGGGCTTTCAGTCGGTTGGCCGTTAAAAGATGCGTTGTTTCTAGGGGTAATTTTTAGCGCAACCTCAGTTTCAATTACGGTCGAAGTGTTACGTGAGATGAAGCGTTTAAATAGCAAGGAAGGAACGACGATATTGGGCGCTGCAGTTGCCGATGACGTGCTCACGGTTATATTATTGGGGTTGACCGTTACGTTGACGGGAGAACGGCTAACGGGCCAAATTACGGCGGGGATGAATAGTTTCCTAGTGATTGGACTTCAGGTGCTCTTCTTCGTGGGGGTCTTTTTGGCTGCAAAGTATGCAATCGTTCCATTATTGCAATTCGCTCGTAAGATAAACCTGCCTAACGCAACCCCGATCGTTGCACTAGTCATTGCCCTTTGTTTCTCTGCAGTTGCTGAGTTAATTGGCCTAAGTGCAATTACTGGAGCCTTTTTTGCTGGGCTAGCAATGAGTCAACACCAATCTAAACGTCAAATTGACACTCAAATTGGCTCGCTTGGTTATTTATTATTAATTCCAATCTTCTTTGTTAGCATTGGCCTCGAAATGAAATGGAGCGGTATTTTTGAGCAATTATGGCTCTTTATAGGGCTAACCTTAATTGCCATTGTTGCTAAACTAGTGGGTGCTGGACTAGGTGGGAAGTTAGTGGGGTTTAACGCACGCAGCAGCTTGATAATTGGCGCTGGAATGGTCTCACGAGGTGAAGTGGCACTGATCATTGCTCAGATCGTTTATGCTAACCATCTCCTATCGATTGATCAATACTCAGCAATTGTGGGTGCAATCATTGCCGCAACCATTGTTTCACCATTTATTCTAAAATTTAGTTATCCCAAAGCATAA
- a CDS encoding APC family permease yields MEKSTKLGFWSIVLMGINIIIGSGIFLIPGTGVKLFGPASILVLIFDAFLIFMVGLCFAECASHFNENGGAYVYTRKAFGNFWGYEVGIATWATRIVAEATIYAGLITALSGVFPQLQNPGPKYALITVIGLALITLNVMGIRISKVFNNILTVSKLLPLILLIAVGIFFLKPTNFQPFFPPELTHMSNFSTAAVTLFYVFVGFEGLVVVAGEMKNTKRNLPLALLVVLLSVTIIYSLIFAVSIGVLGTNLSNTPVPLQAVFSTIAGPVGKWIIVVGSILSMGAIVVGSSFVTPRAGVALANHEMMPAFIKKRNRHDAPYIAIVISTCLVMLIAYSGTFVVLAQIASVARFVQYIPTCLSVIRFRKIIDHDPNAFKVPFGILIPVIATVISLWLLINAKHEQLLLAVGFLVVIAPFYFLTNVRKRHVREGKAD; encoded by the coding sequence ATGGAAAAGAGTACCAAGTTAGGATTTTGGAGTATCGTCTTGATGGGAATTAACATCATCATCGGTTCTGGAATTTTCTTGATACCCGGAACAGGGGTAAAGTTATTTGGACCAGCTAGTATTTTAGTGTTAATTTTTGATGCATTCTTGATCTTTATGGTCGGGCTATGTTTTGCAGAGTGCGCAAGTCATTTTAATGAAAATGGCGGCGCCTATGTTTACACCAGAAAAGCGTTTGGTAATTTCTGGGGATATGAGGTGGGCATTGCCACGTGGGCCACTCGGATCGTTGCAGAGGCAACCATTTATGCTGGATTAATTACCGCTTTGAGCGGTGTTTTTCCACAATTACAAAATCCAGGGCCTAAGTATGCATTGATTACGGTCATTGGCTTAGCATTGATTACCCTGAACGTAATGGGGATTCGGATTTCGAAGGTCTTTAATAACATCTTGACCGTTTCCAAATTATTGCCATTAATATTATTGATTGCGGTAGGCATCTTCTTTTTGAAGCCAACTAACTTTCAACCATTTTTTCCACCTGAGTTAACTCACATGTCTAATTTTTCCACTGCAGCGGTAACGTTATTTTACGTTTTCGTTGGCTTTGAGGGGTTAGTGGTGGTTGCTGGGGAAATGAAAAATACGAAGCGCAATCTACCATTAGCATTATTAGTTGTGTTACTTTCGGTAACAATTATTTATTCATTGATTTTCGCAGTCTCAATCGGGGTATTGGGGACCAACCTATCCAACACGCCGGTACCACTACAGGCCGTTTTCTCCACAATTGCGGGGCCAGTTGGGAAGTGGATCATCGTCGTGGGTTCGATTCTTTCAATGGGTGCAATTGTTGTGGGGTCATCATTCGTGACCCCAAGAGCAGGGGTAGCGCTTGCAAATCACGAGATGATGCCAGCATTTATCAAAAAACGGAATCGTCATGATGCACCATACATTGCAATCGTGATTTCCACTTGTTTAGTAATGTTAATTGCTTATTCTGGAACCTTTGTGGTTCTAGCCCAAATTGCATCGGTGGCACGATTTGTTCAATATATTCCCACCTGTTTATCGGTAATCCGGTTTAGAAAGATCATTGATCATGATCCAAATGCGTTCAAGGTCCCATTTGGGATTCTAATTCCGGTCATAGCGACTGTGATTTCACTATGGTTATTAATTAATGCCAAGCACGAACAACTACTATTAGCAGTCGGCTTTTTAGTGGTCATTGCACCGTTTTACTTTTTGACCAACGTCAGGAAACGCCACGTTCGTGAGGGCAAAGCGGATTAA
- a CDS encoding DUF1328 domain-containing protein, which translates to MASVFKVLLVIFLVLFVITLLVALIQGIRVKNKSSKIWGMSSLIMVVLAVGSFWGASASRHASPSHSQSSASSSSVSSSESTSSATSKLTDKQKRAQHSSMVSQKHQDQREQAFESSDSRRRERENQREEKMFAKRGTDKKGYAEKIQGIPDQSSHVVKKVTYDGKNQTVATISNDLTMGNRRENEHNAFIVWSGIKRLAFLHHVKTDITIKNAKGKEIANTNNNRFNYLD; encoded by the coding sequence ATGGCTTCTGTTTTTAAAGTTTTATTGGTTATATTTTTAGTGCTATTTGTAATTACTTTATTAGTAGCCTTGATTCAAGGAATTCGAGTTAAAAACAAGTCGAGTAAAATCTGGGGGATGTCATCGTTAATCATGGTAGTTTTGGCAGTTGGTAGTTTCTGGGGCGCTAGTGCTTCAAGGCACGCTAGTCCTAGTCATTCTCAATCGTCCGCTAGTTCTAGTAGCGTTAGTTCAAGTGAATCTACCAGCAGTGCTACTAGTAAGCTGACTGATAAGCAAAAACGGGCCCAGCATTCATCGATGGTCAGTCAAAAACATCAGGATCAACGGGAGCAAGCATTCGAATCCAGTGACTCCAGAAGACGGGAACGTGAAAATCAACGTGAGGAAAAGATGTTTGCTAAGCGGGGTACTGATAAAAAGGGTTATGCTGAAAAGATTCAGGGCATTCCAGACCAATCTTCCCATGTTGTTAAAAAGGTGACCTATGATGGAAAAAACCAAACGGTTGCCACGATTTCTAATGATTTAACCATGGGCAATCGCCGTGAAAATGAACACAATGCATTCATCGTTTGGAGTGGAATCAAGCGGCTTGCATTTTTACACCATGTTAAGACTGATATCACCATTAAAAATGCAAAAGGTAAAGAGATTGCTAATACTAATAATAATCGGTTTAATTACCTAGATTAA